One window of the Planctomycetia bacterium genome contains the following:
- a CDS encoding type II secretion system F family protein gives MPTFQFEAMDPTGKEIKDVIEAVNEEEAQATIRQMGYYVTKISAKKVRKGAAKKSDKGKNRSFVIGGVKSKDLTTFTRQLSILQDAGLPILRSLKILETQSKPGKLKNSLMDVCEDIESGSTLSESMSKCPKVFDRLYVNMIKAGEAGGALEVILRRLAEFQEKSQSLKRKVKGAMVYPVVVVLVAVGILVFIMIKIVPAFEKIFKDFDAELPGMTQLLINLSNWVANYWFLIPLFPISIVLMVKLICKFKAGRMGWHLFTLKFPVFGQIVEKNIVARTTRTLGTLVSSGVPILEALNITRETSGNAVFEQLYGRVYDSIREGESIAKPMRDYSRTKFNIIAAFFWVAFVPVVGILIYIMRATQRIIDDLVVNMIDVGEETGELDKMLYKVADNYDEEVDVLTESLVSLLEPLLIVVLGVMVGFIVIALFLPLVALIQKLS, from the coding sequence ATGCCTACGTTCCAATTCGAGGCGATGGATCCGACCGGCAAAGAGATCAAGGATGTGATCGAAGCCGTGAACGAGGAGGAAGCCCAGGCGACGATTCGCCAAATGGGCTACTACGTCACGAAGATCTCGGCGAAGAAGGTCCGAAAAGGGGCCGCGAAGAAAAGCGATAAAGGAAAGAATCGCAGCTTCGTGATCGGTGGTGTGAAGTCGAAAGATCTCACGACGTTTACTCGCCAATTATCGATCTTGCAGGACGCCGGTTTGCCGATTCTGCGCAGCCTGAAAATCTTGGAGACTCAGTCGAAGCCCGGCAAGCTCAAGAATTCATTGATGGACGTTTGCGAAGATATCGAATCCGGGTCGACGTTGTCGGAATCGATGTCGAAGTGCCCAAAGGTGTTCGATCGCTTGTACGTCAACATGATCAAAGCGGGAGAAGCGGGCGGTGCGTTGGAAGTGATCTTGCGCCGTCTGGCAGAGTTTCAAGAAAAGTCGCAATCGTTGAAGCGCAAAGTCAAAGGGGCGATGGTTTATCCGGTCGTCGTCGTGCTTGTGGCCGTCGGCATTTTGGTCTTTATCATGATCAAGATCGTGCCTGCGTTCGAGAAGATCTTCAAAGACTTCGATGCCGAACTTCCCGGCATGACGCAATTGCTCATCAACTTGTCGAACTGGGTAGCCAACTACTGGTTTCTCATACCGTTGTTTCCGATCTCGATCGTGTTGATGGTGAAGTTGATTTGTAAATTCAAAGCCGGCCGTATGGGCTGGCATTTATTTACCTTGAAGTTTCCGGTCTTCGGGCAGATCGTCGAAAAGAACATCGTCGCTCGCACGACGCGCACGTTGGGGACGTTGGTGTCCAGCGGCGTGCCGATTCTCGAGGCGCTCAATATCACGCGCGAAACGAGCGGCAACGCCGTATTCGAACAACTCTACGGCCGCGTTTACGACTCCATTCGCGAAGGAGAATCGATCGCCAAACCGATGCGCGATTACTCACGCACGAAATTCAACATCATCGCCGCATTCTTTTGGGTTGCGTTCGTACCGGTCGTCGGCATCTTGATTTACATCATGCGGGCCACGCAGCGCATCATCGACGATCTCGTGGTCAATATGATCGACGTCGGCGAAGAAACGGGCGAACTCGATAAGATGCTTTATAAAGTCGCCGACAACTACGACGAAGAGGTCGATGTATTGACGGAAAGCCTTGTCAGCTTGCTCGAGCCGTTGTTGATCGTGGTGTTGGGAGTCATGGTCGGCTTTATCGTGATCGCATTGTTCTTGCCGCTGGTCGCGCTGATTCAAAAGTTGAGTTAG
- a CDS encoding type II secretion system GspH family protein: MAAQQSEWLENTRMQVATQRRRRAASGFTLVELLMVIAIIGTLMAMLSVAVWKVLDFAKQGRIIVEIQQLQSAMQAYKEKSIQYPPCLGEAQDTTANLNIRKVHFMRHIQAAFANANYGPTAGNFDTLRNQIASTAFGTGTQIYRYRKAVGTITALDLNTLDQAEALVFWLGGMPTPVDGTTGLPIVANRLFGFNRDRDNPFRRDSTAQELVDAMRFRTDSLFDFVQDRLIDNDDDGWLEYSPTSYRDGEYSAPYVYFDAPTYVASTTAPGVLPFNIPNLTGYPRSGELLAATFSNRWGMAVPMADVYVSGTKTPIRWKRPESFQIIAPGKDGMYSTPTNVTSNDLSTLMRMPLFPSGDTYSKATSYTAKTSYMNQELDNLTNLADSTLDEARQAVR, from the coding sequence ATGGCGGCGCAGCAAAGTGAGTGGTTGGAAAACACAAGAATGCAAGTCGCGACCCAGAGGCGTCGCCGCGCCGCGAGCGGCTTCACGCTCGTCGAACTCCTCATGGTGATCGCCATTATCGGCACGCTGATGGCCATGCTCAGCGTGGCGGTGTGGAAAGTGCTCGATTTTGCGAAGCAAGGCAGGATCATCGTCGAAATACAGCAGTTGCAATCGGCGATGCAAGCGTACAAGGAAAAGAGCATTCAATATCCTCCTTGCCTCGGCGAGGCGCAGGACACTACCGCCAATCTCAATATTAGAAAAGTGCATTTTATGCGGCATATTCAAGCCGCTTTCGCGAACGCCAACTACGGCCCGACCGCGGGTAACTTCGACACGCTTCGAAATCAAATCGCATCGACAGCTTTCGGCACCGGAACGCAGATCTACCGCTATAGAAAAGCAGTAGGAACTATCACGGCTCTCGATCTCAATACGTTGGACCAAGCCGAGGCACTTGTCTTTTGGCTCGGAGGAATGCCGACTCCCGTCGATGGGACTACCGGACTTCCTATCGTCGCGAATCGGCTCTTCGGTTTTAACCGAGATCGAGATAACCCCTTCCGTCGCGATTCTACGGCGCAAGAACTGGTCGACGCGATGCGGTTTCGTACGGACTCGTTATTCGACTTCGTGCAAGATCGCTTGATCGACAACGATGACGACGGGTGGTTGGAGTATTCACCGACGAGTTATCGCGACGGAGAGTATTCGGCCCCTTACGTGTACTTCGATGCTCCCACTTATGTAGCTTCGACGACCGCGCCGGGAGTTTTGCCTTTCAATATTCCCAATCTTACCGGCTATCCTCGTTCCGGCGAGTTGTTGGCAGCTACTTTCTCCAATAGATGGGGGATGGCCGTTCCCATGGCGGACGTGTATGTGTCGGGTACCAAAACCCCGATTCGATGGAAGCGTCCTGAGAGTTTTCAGATCATTGCTCCCGGAAAAGATGGAATGTATTCGACCCCGACGAATGTTACTTCCAATGACCTGTCGACATTGATGCGTATGCCTCTTTTTCCGTCAGGCGATACCTACTCGAAGGCGACTTCTTATACGGCGAAGACTTCGTATATGAACCAAGAGTTAGATAACCTGACGAACTTGGCGGATAGCACTTTAGACGAAGCTCGCCAGGCGGTGAGGTAA
- a CDS encoding type II secretion system GspH family protein, which yields MFDSRKSPKRENHRYRGRRGFTLIEMLVVIAIIAILTSIFLGALSSSERLAKASRTRALIQKLHNVMMSRWDAYRTIRLPISLESNGASASAGYAGSESTRFRQDMARRKMLALRELVRMEMPDRYDDILFDSANFPVVLKSPSGAAIRPFLWSAYNRKILSVKAGSTDPTVSGMSSSQFIKMLAERYQSAECLYMIVTLGVEDSSTSTEHFSAKDIGDADSDGMFEFVDAWGIPIEFLRWAPGFISPMQPMYSYPIPGAGSFFDASSQPRDPSNPNAVLSHWKVQNEYFNDTNAPAGALSQRWVVIDQDDPFNPMRVGPTPDTVVNKALVKSTRWQPGYSAPEHGFILIPLIYSCGGDFKSGIDHCYASEGYTLKTSPTASLGPIKDSDPYNIYKSATADGSFRGTKVGGERLVVGEGYYPGDGNSLDNIHNQDIGSR from the coding sequence ATGTTCGACTCTCGAAAAAGTCCGAAGCGTGAAAATCATCGGTATCGTGGCCGCCGCGGTTTCACGTTGATTGAAATGCTCGTCGTGATCGCGATCATTGCGATTCTGACTTCGATTTTTCTTGGCGCGCTATCGTCGTCGGAGCGACTTGCGAAAGCTTCGCGCACGCGCGCTCTGATCCAAAAGCTGCATAACGTGATGATGTCCCGTTGGGATGCCTATCGCACGATACGATTGCCGATTTCATTGGAGTCCAACGGTGCCTCGGCGTCGGCAGGCTACGCGGGAAGCGAGTCGACTCGGTTTCGACAGGACATGGCTCGGCGCAAAATGCTCGCCCTGCGTGAACTGGTGCGAATGGAAATGCCGGATCGATACGATGACATCCTCTTCGACTCGGCGAACTTCCCGGTGGTTTTGAAGTCGCCTTCGGGGGCGGCTATCCGTCCGTTCTTGTGGAGCGCTTATAATCGTAAGATTCTTTCCGTGAAGGCAGGTTCGACCGATCCGACGGTTTCAGGCATGTCTTCCTCGCAATTCATCAAAATGCTTGCGGAGCGTTATCAGTCGGCCGAATGCTTGTACATGATCGTGACGCTCGGCGTCGAAGACTCCAGTACTTCGACGGAGCACTTTTCCGCGAAGGATATCGGAGACGCCGACAGCGACGGCATGTTCGAGTTCGTCGATGCTTGGGGTATCCCGATCGAATTCCTTCGCTGGGCGCCGGGCTTCATTTCACCGATGCAGCCGATGTACAGCTATCCGATACCGGGTGCCGGTTCGTTCTTTGATGCTTCGAGCCAGCCTCGTGATCCCAGCAATCCCAACGCGGTGCTTAGTCATTGGAAGGTTCAGAACGAATACTTTAACGATACGAACGCACCTGCCGGAGCACTTAGTCAGAGATGGGTAGTGATCGATCAAGACGACCCGTTCAACCCGATGCGCGTCGGTCCTACACCTGATACGGTCGTTAACAAGGCATTAGTTAAATCGACTCGCTGGCAGCCGGGATATTCCGCGCCGGAACACGGTTTCATCCTCATTCCGCTGATCTATTCATGTGGGGGAGATTTCAAATCCGGAATCGACCATTGTTATGCGAGCGAAGGGTATACGCTCAAAACAAGTCCTACGGCAAGCTTAGGACCCATTAAAGACAGCGATCCTTACAATATCTACAAAAGCGCGACTGCGGACGGGAGTTTTCGCGGAACCAAGGTCGGCGGAGAACGTCTTGTCGTAGGCGAGGGGTACTACCCCGGGGACGGAAATAGTCTTGATAACATTCACAATCAAGATATTGGATCGCGATGA
- a CDS encoding type IV pilus twitching motility protein PilT encodes MGTILIDKLLQTVVNQGASDLHISVGQPPVIRLHGRMRRLETKSLTADDTVALMKSITPERCQTELQEAGGSDFGFSFGTQTRFRVSIFKQRGFIGMVLRQIPNKFMSMEDLGLPPVCKDLINRPRGLFLVTGPTGSGKTTSLASMINWLNENTDRHIITIEDPIEFQHEHKKSTVNQREIGVDVGSFSEAIRRALRQDPDVILVGEMRDLETIEAAITAAETGHVVFGTLHTTGAQGTVNRIIDVFPTNQQEQIRTQLSTAIIGVLSQTLVPKIGGGRRGAYEMLVVSPGIANLIRENKTFRINSAIQTGAKVGMRLMDDSLYNLWRKGDCTKEDVIERSVYPDDLAARITKAERGVFDDEE; translated from the coding sequence ATGGGCACGATTCTCATCGACAAATTGTTGCAGACCGTCGTCAATCAAGGGGCGAGCGATCTCCATATCTCCGTAGGCCAACCGCCGGTCATTCGTTTGCATGGCCGGATGCGTCGTTTAGAGACGAAGTCGTTGACGGCCGACGACACCGTGGCGCTGATGAAGAGCATCACGCCCGAGCGCTGCCAAACCGAGCTTCAGGAAGCGGGCGGTAGCGACTTCGGTTTCTCTTTCGGAACGCAAACTCGCTTTCGCGTTTCGATCTTCAAACAGCGCGGCTTTATCGGGATGGTGCTGCGGCAGATCCCGAATAAGTTTATGTCGATGGAAGACCTAGGGCTTCCGCCGGTCTGTAAAGACTTGATTAATCGCCCTCGCGGTTTGTTTTTGGTGACCGGGCCGACCGGTTCCGGCAAGACGACCAGCCTCGCGAGCATGATCAATTGGCTCAACGAAAACACCGATCGCCACATCATTACGATCGAAGATCCGATCGAGTTTCAGCACGAACATAAGAAATCGACGGTCAATCAACGCGAAATCGGCGTCGATGTCGGTTCGTTCTCCGAGGCGATCCGCCGTGCTCTGCGGCAAGATCCCGACGTAATCCTCGTCGGTGAAATGCGCGACTTGGAAACGATCGAAGCGGCGATCACGGCCGCCGAAACCGGCCACGTCGTGTTCGGCACGCTCCACACGACCGGTGCTCAAGGAACCGTCAACCGAATCATCGACGTGTTCCCGACCAATCAGCAGGAGCAGATCCGTACTCAGCTTTCGACGGCGATCATCGGTGTGCTTTCGCAAACCTTGGTGCCGAAGATCGGCGGCGGCCGACGCGGCGCTTATGAAATGCTCGTCGTATCGCCGGGCATCGCGAACCTGATTCGTGAGAACAAAACGTTCCGCATCAACTCGGCGATCCAGACTGGTGCGAAGGTCGGAATGCGATTGATGGATGATTCGCTTTACAACCTGTGGCGAAAGGGAGACTGCACGAAGGAAGATGTTATCGAACGATCCGTGTATCCCGACGATCTAGCCGCTCGCATCACGAAAGCCGAGCGAGGCGTTTTCGACGACGAGGAATAA
- the tadA gene encoding Flp pilus assembly complex ATPase component TadA, with product MAFKRIGQIFVDRKFMTRDQLEMVLEEQRSRPGELLGKIAEEMNLITDEQLVEALAEQMGMPAVALGEITIPIEVLAHVTEPMATLYRIIPLSFRDGVLTIAMCDPQKLQILDELRNFLGYEMRGVVASEREIQQALTRYYSTAESVEDIIGDLSGDSELMAALEGASREGAYDLTKSEELADSAPVRKLLNMIMLLAIKDRASDLHFEPFEDEFKVRIKADGVLYEMVPPPKHLAFAITTRIKVMANLDIAERRLPQDGRIELTIGGHPVDLRVSVLPTMFGESVVMRVLDRSAVKLDLEGVGMSPETLRSFREVIEKPNGIVLVTGPTGSGKTTTLYSAISELNEIADKVITTEDPIEYDIDGVIQVPIDSTIGNTFANCLRAILRQDPDIILVGEIRDPETAEIAVQASLTGHMVFSTLHTNDAPSSVTRLRDMGVPPFLITATVEAILAQRLVRRVCQKCRHEVKASMDLLAELQLTPDDIMGKKFYRGVGCDVCNGTGYKGRVGLFELMIFNDDLREMVMRNASTDELRDKARSYGMVALRDAGLEFAYQGLTTIEEVVRETVLEG from the coding sequence ATGGCATTCAAACGAATCGGTCAGATTTTCGTCGACCGAAAATTCATGACTCGCGATCAGCTCGAGATGGTGCTCGAAGAGCAACGCTCGCGGCCGGGGGAATTGCTCGGCAAGATCGCCGAAGAAATGAATTTGATTACCGACGAGCAGCTTGTCGAAGCGCTCGCCGAACAGATGGGAATGCCCGCCGTTGCGCTGGGCGAAATCACGATCCCGATCGAGGTTTTGGCGCACGTTACCGAACCGATGGCGACGTTGTACCGGATCATTCCGTTGAGCTTTCGCGACGGCGTTTTGACGATCGCGATGTGCGATCCGCAAAAGCTGCAGATTCTCGATGAGTTGCGCAATTTTCTCGGCTATGAAATGCGCGGCGTCGTGGCTTCGGAGCGAGAAATTCAGCAAGCCCTGACGCGTTATTATTCGACTGCGGAAAGCGTCGAAGACATCATCGGCGATCTCTCGGGCGACTCGGAACTGATGGCTGCGCTGGAAGGGGCAAGCCGCGAAGGGGCCTACGATCTGACGAAGTCGGAAGAGCTTGCCGATAGCGCGCCGGTTCGCAAGCTGCTCAACATGATCATGCTGTTGGCGATCAAGGATCGTGCGAGCGATTTGCACTTCGAGCCGTTTGAAGACGAATTCAAAGTCCGAATCAAAGCCGACGGCGTGCTCTATGAAATGGTGCCGCCGCCGAAGCACTTGGCATTCGCGATTACGACGCGCATTAAGGTGATGGCGAACCTCGATATTGCGGAGCGCCGGTTGCCGCAAGACGGACGCATCGAATTGACGATCGGCGGTCATCCCGTCGACTTGCGCGTGTCGGTGCTCCCGACGATGTTCGGCGAGAGCGTCGTTATGCGGGTACTCGATCGCTCGGCCGTGAAGCTCGACCTGGAAGGGGTCGGGATGTCGCCCGAGACATTGCGGAGCTTCCGTGAGGTGATCGAAAAGCCGAACGGCATCGTGCTCGTTACCGGTCCGACGGGATCGGGGAAGACGACGACTCTTTATTCGGCGATCAGCGAGTTGAACGAAATCGCCGATAAGGTCATCACGACGGAAGACCCGATCGAATACGATATCGACGGCGTCATTCAGGTGCCGATCGATTCGACGATCGGAAACACCTTCGCCAATTGCCTCCGGGCGATTCTACGGCAAGATCCCGACATCATCCTCGTCGGTGAGATTCGCGATCCCGAGACCGCGGAAATCGCCGTGCAGGCTTCGCTGACCGGGCACATGGTGTTCAGCACTTTGCATACGAACGATGCCCCGAGCTCGGTGACGCGGTTGCGCGATATGGGTGTGCCGCCGTTCTTAATCACGGCGACGGTCGAAGCGATTTTGGCGCAGCGCTTGGTGCGGCGCGTTTGCCAAAAGTGCCGACACGAAGTGAAGGCGAGTATGGATTTGCTCGCTGAACTTCAACTTACGCCCGACGACATCATGGGAAAGAAATTCTATCGCGGCGTCGGGTGCGATGTCTGCAACGGCACCGGTTACAAAGGACGGGTCGGGCTGTTCGAGTTGATGATCTTCAACGACGACCTGCGCGAAATGGTGATGCGCAATGCATCGACGGACGAATTGCGCGACAAGGCTCGTAGTTACGGAATGGTAGCGCTTCGCGATGCCGGTTTGGAATTCGCATATCAAGGTTTAACGACGATCGAAGAGGTAGTGCGCGAAACGGTGCTTGAAGGTTAA